One segment of Takifugu rubripes chromosome 5, fTakRub1.2, whole genome shotgun sequence DNA contains the following:
- the wipi2 gene encoding WD repeat domain phosphoinositide-interacting protein 2 — protein sequence MNLASQSGDAGGSQLLFANFNQDNTSLAVGTKSGYKFFSLSSVDKLEQIYECMDTEDVCIVERLFSSSLVAIVSLKAPRKLKVCHFKKGTEICNYSYSNTILAVKLNRQRLIVCLEESLYIHNIRDMKVLHTIRETPPNPSGLCALSISNDNCYLAYPGSATIGEVQVFDTVNLRAANMIPAHDSPLAALAFDASGTKLATASEKGTVIRVFSIPEGQKLFEFRRGVKRCVSICSLAFSMEGLYLSASSNTETVHIFKLETQKEKYVPAEEPTTWGGYIGKVLMASTTYLPSQVTEMFTQGRAFATVRLPFCGHKNICALAVIQKIPRLLVAAADGYLYLYNLDPQEGGECTLMKQHRLDGSAEPSNEILEQGSHDRPLVAQTYSAAVTKGYCEEQGAVGGAGLEDDLNDLHLEEENEQPPLILETD from the exons ATGAACCTGGCCAGTCAAAGCGGGGATGCGGGCGGAAGCCAGCTCCTCTTCGCAAACTTTAACCAGGACAACAC GTCTTTAGCTGTTGGCACCAAATCGGGATACAAGTTTTTCTCACTGTCATCAGTGGATAAATTGGAGCAGATATATGAATGTA TGGACACGGAGGATGTGTGCATCGTGGAGCGTCTGTTCTCCAGCAGTCTGGTGGCCATCGTCAGCCTCAAGGCTCCGAGAAAACTCAAGGTCTGTCATTTCAAGAAGGGAACTGAAATCTGCAACTACTCCTACTCCAACACCATCCTGGCTGTCAAGCTCAACAGACAG AGGCTGATAGTGTGTCTGGAGGAATCACTTTATATACACAACATCCGAGACATGAAAGTGTTGCACACGATCCGAGAAACCCCTCCGAACCCATCGG GATTGTGTGCCCTGTCCATCAGCAATGACAATTGTTATCTGGCCTACCCAGGCAGCGCTACAATAGGAGAAGTCCAGGTGTTTGACACAGTCAACCTG AGAGCGGCTAATATGATTCCAGCCCACGACAGCCCATTAGCCGCTCTGGCTTTTGATGCCAGTGGAACCAAACTGGCCACAGCCTCAGAGAAA GGAACGGTTATCCGTGTCTTTTCAATCCCAGAGGGACAGAAGCTCTTTGAGTTTCGAAGAGGAGTGAAGAG GTGCGTCAGTATCTGCTCATTAGCATTCAGTATGGAAGGCTTGTACCTGTCAGCTTCCAGCAACACAGAAACGGTCCACATCTTCAAACTGGAGACCCAGAAGGAGAAATATGT tCCTGCAGAGGAGCCCACCACATGGGGAGGGTATATAGGCAAGGTGCTGATGGCGTCCACCACTTACCTGCCGTCCCAAGTGACTGAAATGTTCACCCAGGGACGGGCCTTTGCCACTGTGCGTCTGCCGTTCTGCGGTCACAAGAACATCTGCGCCTTAGCTGT GATTCAGAAGATTCCCAGATTGTTGGTGGCTGCGGCTGATGGGTACCTGTATCTCTACAACTTGGATCCACAAGAAGGAGGAGAGTGCACACTGATGAAGCagcacag GTTAGACGGCAGTGCCGAACCATCCAATGAGATCCTGGAGCAGGGATCACATGACCGCCCACTCGTGGCTCAGACCTACAGTGCTGCAGTGACTAAAG GTTACTGTGAAGAGCAGGGTGCTGTGGGAGGGGCTGGCCTAGAAGATGACCTCAATGACCTGCACTTGGAGGAAGAGAACGAACAGCCTCCGCTCATCCTGGAGACGGACTGA
- the mmd2a gene encoding monocyte to macrophage differentiation factor 2a, whose protein sequence is MDFKKTKFGRFMNCRVPASKRYQPTEYEHAANCATHGFWILPSLVGGSVLYFLSVDQWHRTAAWLYGSGLTGLFVTSTLFHTAAWKISHLRNVEQRFHMCDRMAIYFFIAASYSPWLMLRELGPWSCHMRWLIWVMACVGSVYVFFFHERYKLLELLGYVAMGAVPAFVILSMVERAGVCELAVGGVLYVVGVVFFKSDGLVPFAHAIWHLFVAAGASVHYYAIWRYLYLPESMLHTSR, encoded by the exons ATGGACTTCAAGAAGACAAAATTCGGAAG GTTCATGAACTGCAGGGTCCCAGCCAGTAAGCGATACCAGCCCACCGAGTACGAGCACGCGGCCAACTGCGCCACACACGGG TTTTGGATCCTTCCAAGTCTGGTAGGCGGGTCTGTGCTGTATTTCCTGTCTGTAGACCAATGGCATCGCACAGCCGCCTGGCTCTACGGGAGCGGCCTCACGGGTCTGTTTGTCACCTCCACGCTCTTCCACACGGCTGCCTGGAAAATCAGTCACCTCCG GAATGTGGAGCAGCGGTTCCACATGTGTGACCGGATGGCCATCTACTTCTTCATCGCTGCTTCCTACTCTCCATG gctgaTGCTGAGGGAGCTGGGGCCCTGGTCGTGCCACATGCGGTGGCTGATATGGGTCATGGCTTGTGTTGGGTCTGTGTACGTCTTCTTTTTCCACGAGAG GTATAAACTGCTGGAGCTGTTGGGGTATGTGGCCATGGGAGCGGTTCCTGCCTTCGTCATATTGTCTATG GTGGAGCGCGCAGGTGTGTGCGAACTGGCAGTGGGAGGCGTCTTGTACGTGGTGGGCGTTGTTTTCTTCAAGAGCGACGGTCTGGTCCCTTTTGCCCACGCCATCTGGCACCTTTTTGTGGCGGCGGGAGCGAGTGTTCACTATTACGCCATCTGGAGGTACCTGTACTTACCGGAGTCGATGCTGCACACGTCAAGGTGA
- the ap5z1 gene encoding AP-5 complex subunit zeta-1 isoform X2 produces MYSQGSESLIRQARDIEESELQKFYSRLIKVLKVKEHGHETVDSLQRLHLILSANKYSRQLPAELQKKVSSLLSSPVEQLQVLSSAVLRESSLGLEYNQKNFSPLNSHAAALLLSQVDSRTDLSSYCTQLLRNLENRQSEGLSLTHTLPILNSVITHSPDCLTEDHVTFLSKKFVDWLRYASITQGGGASSGGFFTGPRSRQPPPITELDGTVSGDFFTVLCVGQGFTEDQWMNVYSFSMLRHWLLTYHSVSNGNSTVDTDDRSEVDGSVVSMVSATSSSSRLLPPKERLREKAFQYCQRLIEQCDRKAHKKTDTDLQKACLVEAVCVLDCVCSEDTSLVYRTFPYIKALFGRLSSDLSFARVLLPVAQFYLNHGEVAAVDCDVVWKLVFGRFPAELFNDNFLAHELLRFLRLNLDSLKFRVPQYTHFFPNLLKMLAWNSPALVDEFVDLMPSLVTAGTAVELLHTLLDLPCLSATLVLQLRAASLPIAEAGARGLVPLEAFRNPSFRGLFLFLLRTEAGTGDTIDRLSTLHELLAEAADWPRVVRCAQIVPVMLHVFFNAVIKVADEQLLAHLILVILERSSLLLNIPSYSKEIHRVFSCHLLNLCKLHPSLVVDQSHELLEFAGTTTNVYNKEEIYTHVVWVLGEYLSVSCDSRCSVNLITSCFEALEAVLFEITSSTPPSGGSCPAPRVITTLMSAMAKLASRSHDLIPRVSLFLSKLRTVTRGGSVAWCADEEDLVSIVTRGEELWSLLKTPGVAQSVLTPPSYITEPRWHRDTNMAMPLRLRLLTHLTHSQ; encoded by the exons ATGTACTCTCAGGGCTCAGAGAGTTTAATTCGACAAGCAAG AGACATAGAAGAGTCTGAGCTGCAGAAGTTTTACAGCAGATTGATCAAAGTTCTTAAAGTAAAGGAGCATGGCCATGAGACTGTTGACTCCCTGCAGAGGCTGCACCTCATCCTTTCTGCCAACAAGTACTCCAGACA GTTACCAGCAGAGCTTCAGAAGAAGGTGTCCTCACTCCTCTCATCACCTGttgagcagctgcaggtacTGAGCTCAGCTGTGCTCAGAGAATCGTCCCTGGGTTTGGAGTACAACCAAAAGAACTTCAGTCCTTTAAACAGCCATgcggctgctctgctgctctcacag GTCGATTCCAGGACTGATCTCTCGTCTTACTGCACCCAGCTGCTGCGCAACCTTGAAAACCGACAGTCAGAGGGGctgtcgctcacacacaccctgcccATCCTGAACAGTGTCATCACTCACAGCCCCGACTGTCTCACTGAAG ATCATGTGACCTTCCTGAGTAAAAAGTTTGTTGACTGGTTACGTTATGCCAGCATCACTCAGGGGGGTGGGGCTTCCTCGGGAGGATTCTTTACGGGGCCTAGGTCACGGCAG CCGCCACCCATAACCGAGCTGGACGGCACCGTGTCGGGGGATTTCTTCACCGTCCTGTGCGTGGGCCAGGGCTTCACCGAGGACCAGTGGATGAATGTTTACTCCTTCTCCATGCTTCGCCACTGGCTTCTCACTTATCATTCTGTTTCCAATGGCAACAGCACAGTCGACACAG ATGACCGTTCCGAGGTGGACGGTTCAGTGGTTTCTATGGTTTCGGcaacttcctcctccagccgccTGTTGCCTCCAAAGGAGCGATTGAGAGAGAAGGCTTTCCAGTACTGCCAGCGCCTCATTGAGCAGTGCGATCGCA AGGCTCATaaaaagacagacacagaccTGCAGAAAGCC TGCCTGGTGGAGGCCGTGTGCGTACTGGACTGTGTGTGTTCAGAAGACACGTCGCTGGTCTACCGGACGTTCCCGTACATCAAAGCGCTCTTTGGACGGCTCAGCTCTGACCTGTCGTTCGCCAGAGTCCTGCTGCCTGTAGCTCAGTTCTACCTCAACCACG GTGAGGTCGCTGCGGTGGATTGCGACGTCGTGTGGAAGCTGGTTTTTGGCCGCTTCCCTGCCGAGCTGTTCAATGACAACTTCCTGGCACACGAACTGTTGCGCTTCCTCCGTCTGAACCTCGACAGTCTGAAATTCCGAGTCCCTCAGTACACCCACTTCTTTCCAAACCTGCTAAAG ATGTTGGCGTGGAACAGCCCAGCGTTGGTGGATGAGTTTGTGGATCTGATGCCCTCTCTGGTGACAGCGGGAACTGCGGTGGAACTCCTCCACACTCTGCTGGACCTACCCTGCCTCTCTGCCACACTTGTACTGCAGCTGAG GGCGGCCTCTTTGCCCATCGCTGAAGCCGGCGCCCGGGGCCTCGTGCCACTCGAGGCATTTCGGAACCCCTCTTTCAGAggccttttcctcttcctgcttcgaACCGAGGCAGGCACAG GCGACACCATCGATCGACTGAGCACCCTCCATGAGCTGCTGGCCGAGGCTGCTGATTGGCCCAGAGTCGTCCGGTGCGCTCAGATCGTCCCCGTGATGCTGCACGTTTTTTTCAACGCAGTTATTAAG GTAGCTGACGAGCAGCTGTTGGCTCACTTGATTTTGGTGATTCTGGAGAGAAGCAGCCTGCTCCTCAACATCCCTTCTTACAGCAAAGAGATACACAG GGTCTTCAGCTGCCACCTGCTGAACCTGTGCAAGCTGCACCCGTCCCTGGTGGTGGACCAGTCCCacgagctgctggagtttgCTGGGACCACGACCAACGTCTACAACAAAGAGGAGATCTACACGCACGTG GTGTGGGTGCTGGGGGAGTACCTTTCGGTGTCATGTGACTCTCGCTGCTCCGTGAacctcatcacttcctgtttcgagGCTCTGGAGGCGGTGCTGTTTGAGATCACCTCCTCTACTCCGCCGTCAGGAGGCTCCTGCCCTGCCCCGAGGGTCATCACCACTCTGATGAGCGCTATGGCCAAGCTGGCGTCCCGATCACATGACCTCATACCCAG GGTGTCTCTGTTCCTGTCTAAGCTGAGAACGGTAACTAGGGGTGGATCAGTTGCCTGGTGCGCTGACGAGGAGGATCTGGTTTCCATAGTAACTCGTGGTGAGGAGTTGTGGTCCCTGCTGAAGACCCCCGGCGTGGCTCAGAGCGTCCTGACACCCCCATCATACATCACAGAGCCCCGATGGCACAGAGACACCAACATGGCCATGCCGCTGAGGCTGCGGCTCCTTACCCACCTCACACATTCCCAGTGA
- the ap5z1 gene encoding AP-5 complex subunit zeta-1 isoform X1 yields the protein MYSQGSESLIRQARDIEESELQKFYSRLIKVLKVKEHGHETVDSLQRLHLILSANKYSRQLPAELQKKVSSLLSSPVEQLQVLSSAVLRESSLGLEYNQKNFSPLNSHAAALLLSQVDSRTDLSSYCTQLLRNLENRQSEGLSLTHTLPILNSVITHSPDCLTEDHVTFLSKKFVDWLRYASITQGGGASSGGFFTGPRSRQPPPITELDGTVSGDFFTVLCVGQGFTEDQWMNVYSFSMLRHWLLTYHSVSNGNSTVDTVSRLQHSLSHSFSNDDRSEVDGSVVSMVSATSSSSRLLPPKERLREKAFQYCQRLIEQCDRKAHKKTDTDLQKACLVEAVCVLDCVCSEDTSLVYRTFPYIKALFGRLSSDLSFARVLLPVAQFYLNHGEVAAVDCDVVWKLVFGRFPAELFNDNFLAHELLRFLRLNLDSLKFRVPQYTHFFPNLLKMLAWNSPALVDEFVDLMPSLVTAGTAVELLHTLLDLPCLSATLVLQLRAASLPIAEAGARGLVPLEAFRNPSFRGLFLFLLRTEAGTGDTIDRLSTLHELLAEAADWPRVVRCAQIVPVMLHVFFNAVIKVADEQLLAHLILVILERSSLLLNIPSYSKEIHRVFSCHLLNLCKLHPSLVVDQSHELLEFAGTTTNVYNKEEIYTHVVWVLGEYLSVSCDSRCSVNLITSCFEALEAVLFEITSSTPPSGGSCPAPRVITTLMSAMAKLASRSHDLIPRVSLFLSKLRTVTRGGSVAWCADEEDLVSIVTRGEELWSLLKTPGVAQSVLTPPSYITEPRWHRDTNMAMPLRLRLLTHLTHSQ from the exons ATGTACTCTCAGGGCTCAGAGAGTTTAATTCGACAAGCAAG AGACATAGAAGAGTCTGAGCTGCAGAAGTTTTACAGCAGATTGATCAAAGTTCTTAAAGTAAAGGAGCATGGCCATGAGACTGTTGACTCCCTGCAGAGGCTGCACCTCATCCTTTCTGCCAACAAGTACTCCAGACA GTTACCAGCAGAGCTTCAGAAGAAGGTGTCCTCACTCCTCTCATCACCTGttgagcagctgcaggtacTGAGCTCAGCTGTGCTCAGAGAATCGTCCCTGGGTTTGGAGTACAACCAAAAGAACTTCAGTCCTTTAAACAGCCATgcggctgctctgctgctctcacag GTCGATTCCAGGACTGATCTCTCGTCTTACTGCACCCAGCTGCTGCGCAACCTTGAAAACCGACAGTCAGAGGGGctgtcgctcacacacaccctgcccATCCTGAACAGTGTCATCACTCACAGCCCCGACTGTCTCACTGAAG ATCATGTGACCTTCCTGAGTAAAAAGTTTGTTGACTGGTTACGTTATGCCAGCATCACTCAGGGGGGTGGGGCTTCCTCGGGAGGATTCTTTACGGGGCCTAGGTCACGGCAG CCGCCACCCATAACCGAGCTGGACGGCACCGTGTCGGGGGATTTCTTCACCGTCCTGTGCGTGGGCCAGGGCTTCACCGAGGACCAGTGGATGAATGTTTACTCCTTCTCCATGCTTCGCCACTGGCTTCTCACTTATCATTCTGTTTCCAATGGCAACAGCACAGTCGACACAG tgagcaggctgcagcacAGCCTCTCCCACTCCTTTTCTAATG ATGACCGTTCCGAGGTGGACGGTTCAGTGGTTTCTATGGTTTCGGcaacttcctcctccagccgccTGTTGCCTCCAAAGGAGCGATTGAGAGAGAAGGCTTTCCAGTACTGCCAGCGCCTCATTGAGCAGTGCGATCGCA AGGCTCATaaaaagacagacacagaccTGCAGAAAGCC TGCCTGGTGGAGGCCGTGTGCGTACTGGACTGTGTGTGTTCAGAAGACACGTCGCTGGTCTACCGGACGTTCCCGTACATCAAAGCGCTCTTTGGACGGCTCAGCTCTGACCTGTCGTTCGCCAGAGTCCTGCTGCCTGTAGCTCAGTTCTACCTCAACCACG GTGAGGTCGCTGCGGTGGATTGCGACGTCGTGTGGAAGCTGGTTTTTGGCCGCTTCCCTGCCGAGCTGTTCAATGACAACTTCCTGGCACACGAACTGTTGCGCTTCCTCCGTCTGAACCTCGACAGTCTGAAATTCCGAGTCCCTCAGTACACCCACTTCTTTCCAAACCTGCTAAAG ATGTTGGCGTGGAACAGCCCAGCGTTGGTGGATGAGTTTGTGGATCTGATGCCCTCTCTGGTGACAGCGGGAACTGCGGTGGAACTCCTCCACACTCTGCTGGACCTACCCTGCCTCTCTGCCACACTTGTACTGCAGCTGAG GGCGGCCTCTTTGCCCATCGCTGAAGCCGGCGCCCGGGGCCTCGTGCCACTCGAGGCATTTCGGAACCCCTCTTTCAGAggccttttcctcttcctgcttcgaACCGAGGCAGGCACAG GCGACACCATCGATCGACTGAGCACCCTCCATGAGCTGCTGGCCGAGGCTGCTGATTGGCCCAGAGTCGTCCGGTGCGCTCAGATCGTCCCCGTGATGCTGCACGTTTTTTTCAACGCAGTTATTAAG GTAGCTGACGAGCAGCTGTTGGCTCACTTGATTTTGGTGATTCTGGAGAGAAGCAGCCTGCTCCTCAACATCCCTTCTTACAGCAAAGAGATACACAG GGTCTTCAGCTGCCACCTGCTGAACCTGTGCAAGCTGCACCCGTCCCTGGTGGTGGACCAGTCCCacgagctgctggagtttgCTGGGACCACGACCAACGTCTACAACAAAGAGGAGATCTACACGCACGTG GTGTGGGTGCTGGGGGAGTACCTTTCGGTGTCATGTGACTCTCGCTGCTCCGTGAacctcatcacttcctgtttcgagGCTCTGGAGGCGGTGCTGTTTGAGATCACCTCCTCTACTCCGCCGTCAGGAGGCTCCTGCCCTGCCCCGAGGGTCATCACCACTCTGATGAGCGCTATGGCCAAGCTGGCGTCCCGATCACATGACCTCATACCCAG GGTGTCTCTGTTCCTGTCTAAGCTGAGAACGGTAACTAGGGGTGGATCAGTTGCCTGGTGCGCTGACGAGGAGGATCTGGTTTCCATAGTAACTCGTGGTGAGGAGTTGTGGTCCCTGCTGAAGACCCCCGGCGTGGCTCAGAGCGTCCTGACACCCCCATCATACATCACAGAGCCCCGATGGCACAGAGACACCAACATGGCCATGCCGCTGAGGCTGCGGCTCCTTACCCACCTCACACATTCCCAGTGA